CGCCATATTCGCGTGCGGCGAAGCGAGACAGCCCACCCCACCCGCAACCTACGTCGAGCAGGTAGTCACCGGCCTGCAGGCGCAATTTGCGGCACAGGTGATCGAACTTGTCCTGCTGGGCCTGATCAAGGGTATTGTCCGGCTCGCGGAAGTAGGCGCAGGAATAGGCCATGTCCTGATCGAGCCAGAGTTGATAGAAGGCGTTGGAAACGTCGTAGTGGTAGGAGATGGACTTGGCATCGGTGCGCTTGTCGTGAGCCACACGCTGAGGGAGAACTTCTTCTTCATCGGTCAGCAGCGCTTCGCTGAGCTCGTCGCACACCCGAATGGCTTCGCCGATGTCGCCTTCCAGCTCGAGCTTGCCTTCAACGAAAGCGGTGCCCAGCTTGTCCATGCTCGGGTGGGTCAGCTGAGAGATCAGCTGAGGCTCCTTGACCAGGATGGTGACCTGCGGGCTTGGGCCCAGGTCGAACTGGTTACCGTCCCACAGTTTAAGGCGCAGCGGCAGGTGAAGCCTCTGCAATACCGGCGGAAGTTGCGCAAGCATGAACGACCCTCCTTTCCATATTGGACATGGCGGCTGTTATTTCGAACGCCACCGAAAGAGAGTAGTTCATTCGTGCAAGCTTTCCGCTAAACGAGACCATGGTCTAGAACTGAATGATCTTACCTAAGATTGTATACAATCATCCCCGCTCGGCTTAACCTTGTGCCCCTCTCGCGCTTCCTCATCTGGAGTAGAAACCCATGAAATCCTATGACGTGGTGATCATCGGTGGCGGCCCTGGCGGCTACAATGCGGCGATTCGCGCCGGGCAGCTTGGCCTCAGTGTCGCTTGTGTGGAGGGTCGCTCGACTCTCGGCGGTACCTGCCTGAATGTCGGCTGCATGCCGTCCAAGGCATTGCTGCATGCCTCGGAGCTTTACGAGGCTGCCAGCGGTGATGAGTTCGCCCACCTCGGAATCGAAGTGAAGCCCACCCTCAACCTCGCCCAGATGATGAAACAAAAGGACGAGAGCGTTACCGGCCTGACCAAGGGCATCGAGTACCTGTTCCGCAAGAACAAGGTCGACTGGGTCAAGGGCTGGGGCCGTCTGGACGGCGCCGGCAAGGTCGTCGTCAAGGCCGAGGATGGCAGCGAAACCACGCTGCAGGCCAAGGACATCGTCATCGCCACCGGCTCCGAGCCAACCCCCCTGCCCGGCGTGACCATCGACAACCAGCGCATCATCGACTCCACCGGAGCCTTGGCACTGCCGCAGGTGCCCAAGCATCTGGTGGTGATCGGTGCTGGCGTCATCGGACTGGAGCTGGGTTCGGTCTGGCGCCGCCTCGGCAGCCAGGTCACCGTGATCGAGTACCTCGACCGGATCTGCCCGGGTACCGATGAGGAAACCGCCAAGACCCTGCAAAAGGCGCTGGCCAAGCAGGGCATGATCTTCAAGCTCGGCAGCAAGGTCACCCAGGCTACCTCCTCGGCCGATGGCGTCAGCCTGACCCTGGAGCCCGCTGCCGGCGGCACTGCCGAAACCTTGCAAGCCGACTACGTGCTGGTCGCCATTGGCCGCCGTCCGTATACCAAGGGTCTGAACCTGGAGAGCGTCGGTCTGGAGACCGACAAACGCGGTATGCTCGGCAATGACCACCACCGTACTTCGGTGCCGGGCATCTGGGTCATCGGTGACGTCACTTCCGGCCCGATGCTGGCGCACAAGGCGGAAGACGAAGCGGTGGCGTGTATCGAGCGCATCGCCGGCAAGCCCCACGAAGTGAACTACAACCTGATCCCAGGCGTGATCTATACCCGCCCCGAACTGGCCACCGTGGGTAAGACCGAAGAGCAGCTCAAGGCCGAGGGCCGTGCCTACAAGGTCGGCAAGTTCCCCTTCACCGCCAACAGCCGAGCCAAGATCAACCACGAAACCGAAGGCTTCGCCAAGGTCATCGCCGATGCCAACACGGATGAAGTCCTGGGCGTGCACCTGGTTGGCCCTAGCGTCAGCGAGATGATCGGCGAGTTCTGCGTAGCCATGGAGTTCTCCGCCTCGGCCGAGGACATCGCCCTTACCTGCCACCCACACCCAACCCGTTCCGAAGCCTTGCGCCAGGCAGCGATGAATGTGGATGGCATGGCCATGCAGATCTGACCTTCACGCCACTTGAAACCTGACATTTCCCCAGGAAGTGTCAGGTTGCCTATCTCCAGTTCCATCACGCTTCTGCCTGCCGCTCGCCTTGCTGCGGTTCTTTACCGTGTACCGTCCTTGGGGCCGCCCGGACATGGCGCTGTTCAAGTTCACCGAAGCCATGCTTGCCGACAATGGCCGTTGCCGCCCAGACCAACCTGAAAATATCTACCGGTTCGCCTGGAACCGCGACAACCATTGACGCGCACCCTCTCTAGGCACCTCAAGCTTCGTACTCGCTGGCCTGGTGATCTACCATGCCGCCGCCAGTTTCCTCGTCGGAACAAAGAGATTTCCCTATGCCGCCCCGCTTGGCCTCCCTGTTCGCCGCCTTGATCCTGCCCGGGCTTGCCCAGGCCGCAACCACTTACTACCCGCTGACAGTCAGCAACTGTGGGGTGCCACAGACGTTTGCGCAGGCGCCGGAGCGTGCCGTCTCCATCGGCCAGGCAGGCACCGAGATCCTGTATGCCCTGGGCTTGGGCGACAAACTGGCGGGCACTTCATTGTGGTTCAACAATGTGTTGCCCGAATTCAAGGCGCAGAACGACAAGGTCGAGCGCCTCGCCGATAACGAGCCGAGTTTCGAAGCCGTCGTCAGCAAGCGTCCGCAACTGGTGACCGTGCAGTTCGAATGGATGGTCGGCCCACAGGGCGCGGTCGGAACGCGTGAGCAATTCAGTGAACTGCAGATCCCGACCTACCTGTTACCGTCCGACTGCGAAGGCAAGGACAACCTGGTCGGCGCCGACGGTACCCGCACACAGCCGTTCCGTATCGACACCCTCTACAAGAGTGTCAGCGAGCTGGCGAAGATCTTCGATGCTCAGGACCGTGGCGCTGCACTGAATGCCGACCTCAAGGCTCGCCTGGCACAGGCCAGGCAGCAGCTCGCCGGCAAGGATCTATCGCATACCTCCGCCCTGTTCTGGTTCTCCAGCGCCGACCTTGCCCTGGACCCCTATGTCGCCGGCCGCCAGGGTGTGGCTGACTTCATGCTGCAAACACTCGGCGTACGTAATGTCGTGGAATCCAATGAAGAATGGCCAACCGTCGGGTGGGAAACCCTGGCCAAGGCCAATCCGACGTGGATCATCATCGCCCGCATGGATCGCCGTCGCTTCCCCGCCGACGACCACCAGAAGAAGCTCGACTTCCTGCGCAGCGACCCTGTCACTCAGCAGATGGATGCGGTGAAACAAGGGCGCATCGTGATATTGGATGCCGACGCCATGCAGGCTGGCATTCGTCTGTTCCGCGGCCTGGAAACCCTCTCGGATGCCTTCGCGACCGGCAAAGTGGCTGCCAATCAGTCGGCGGAAGTAAGGCTGACTCGCCAGGCACCGTAGTGGCCTAGCTGCAATTGAGAAAGCGGTTGTACGTCGATGCGATGGAATGCCGACAAGGGGCACTGCAATACATGCATCATGGCCGCCCGGATGATCATGGGGTGCGTCACCGCAACCCAATGACCCGGTGCAGTGAACCCATCCAGCCAGTGGGCCACGCGTTGGCATACGTCGACGATCGACTCACCCCCATGCGGCGTCGAGCGGGGGTCGGTCAACCAGGCCTGCACAAGAGCAGGCTCATCTCGCTGCAGCGCCTTTAGCGCGACCCCCTTCCACACCCCGAAATCGCAGTCCCGCAATGCATGCTCTACGGCTACTTGCAGCCCCAGCATGGCCGCAGTCTGTGAGGTGCGCAGTTCAGGGCCGGCCAGACCGATGGCGCCATCCGGCAACACCAAAGGATGGCGCTGCGATAAGCGGATTTCATCAGCATCGGAATGAAAGTGGCCCAACCTTTGTGCGTCGGTCAGTGCGTGGCTGATGAGTGTGAGATGAGTGGCCTTCACGGGTGAACCTTCATGAGCGCAATCCCTAATAAAAACGCCCCGAGTATTTCGGGGCGAGGCAATGGATAGGCGGTGAGAGATCACCTATCACTCCATCGAGGCGCTCACTTCAGCGCGCCAGCTACCGCATTGAAAAATACCGCTTGCTCGTCATACAAGGAACTAAGCGTCTCCGCGTTTTTCCATGTTGACCACTGCCGACTGGCTCAAGACAAGCTTGGCGATACCCGCGCAATAGCCGCAGGGATAGTTTGCTCTGAAACGAGAAACGGGACGCACTGCTTCCCGTTCGCTCATCTGACCCGATGATTCAAGCCGTGGCGCGCAGTTCGCGGGCGGCTGCGACCATGTTCACCAGCGCAGCCTCGGTTTCCAGCCAGGCACGGGTTTTCAGGCCGCAGTCCGGGTTGACCCACAGGCGCTCGGCGGGAATGCGCTGGGCGGCCTTGCTCAACAGCTTGATGATCTCTTCCTTGGTCGGCACCCGCGGCGAGTGAATGTCGTACACGCCTGGGCCGATCTCGTTCGGGTAGTCGAACTTCTCGAAGGCTTCCAGCAGTTCCATGTCCGACCTCGAGGTCTCGATGGTGATGACGTCAGCGTCCATTGCGGCGATCGACTCGATCACGTCGTTGAACTCGCTGTAGCACATATGGGTATGGATCTGCGTTTCGTCACGTACACCCGACGCGCACAGACGGAACGCTTCGGTTGCCCAGTCCAGGTAATGCGCCCAGGCGCTCTTGCGCAGCGGAAGGCCTTCACGGAACGCAGCTTCGTCGATCTGTACGATCTTGATGCCGGCAGCTTCAAGGTCGACCACTTCGTCGCGAATGGCCAAGGCCAATTGCCGGGCCTGTACTTCGCGGCTCACGTCTTCGCGTGGGAAGGACCACATCAACATGGTCACCGGGCCGGTCAGCATGCCCTTCATGACCTTGTCGGTCAGGCCCTGGGCGTACTGGATCCACTGCACGGTCATGGCTTTCGGGCGGCTCAGGTCACCGAAAATGACCGCGGGCTTCACACAGCGCGATCCATAGCTCTGCACCCAGCCAAAGCGGGTGAACACATAGCCGTCCAACTGCTCGGCGAAGTACTCGACCATGTCGTTACGTTCCGCTTCCCCGTGCACCAGCACATCCAAGCCCAGATTCTCCTGGATCTCGACGGCATGGCGTATCTCGCTCTGCATGGCTTCGACGTAGTCGGCCTCGGTCAGCTTGCCTTGCTTGAACGCCTGACGCGCCAGACGGATTGCCGACGTCTGCGGGAACGACCCGATGGTGGTGGTGGGGTAAGCTGGCAAGCCCAGGCCTGCCCGCTGCTTGGCGATGCGCTGTTCAAAGGCTGACTGGCGCTGGCTGTCGACCGGCTTGATGGCGGCCAGGCGAGCTTGCACCGCCGGCTTGTGGATACGGGGCGAGGCGGCGCGGCTGGCCTGAATGGCGCAGCTGCGGGCCAGAGCAGCAACCACCTCGTCAGCGCCTGGCGCGTTGACAGCCTTGGTCAGCACGGCCACTTCCTGACACTTTTGCACGGCGAAGGCCAGCCAGCTCTTGAGCTCGGCATCGAGCTGGTCTTCGCGGGCCAGGTCCACCGGGCTGTGCAGCAGTGAGCAGGACGGCGCGACCCACAGGCGATCGCCCAGGCGCTCGGCAGCATCCTGCAGCACGGCAACAGCTTTCTCCAGGTCGCAGGCCCACACGTTGCGGCCGTTGACCAGCCCAAGCGACAGCA
The Pseudomonas sp. KU43P genome window above contains:
- a CDS encoding histidine phosphatase family protein codes for the protein MKATHLTLISHALTDAQRLGHFHSDADEIRLSQRHPLVLPDGAIGLAGPELRTSQTAAMLGLQVAVEHALRDCDFGVWKGVALKALQRDEPALVQAWLTDPRSTPHGGESIVDVCQRVAHWLDGFTAPGHWVAVTHPMIIRAAMMHVLQCPLSAFHRIDVQPLSQLQLGHYGAWRVSLTSAD
- the metE gene encoding 5-methyltetrahydropteroyltriglutamate--homocysteine S-methyltransferase, which gives rise to MALAHNLGFPRIGRDRELKKAQEAFWKGELSEAGLHAVGRELRATHWQAQKDAGIELLPVGDFAWYDQVLTHSLTFGVIPERFRSHTGAKPTLQTLFSMARGAVDNCCGGAHAQEMTKWFDTNYHYLVPEFTADQQFALSWEQLFEEVDEAKALGHVVKPVVIGPLTYLWLGKTKGADFDKLELVERLLPLYDEIFNRLAAQGVEWVQIDEPILVLDLPQEWKSAYERVYNILQRAPLKKLIATYFGGLEENLGLAANLPVDGLHIDLVRAPDQYPTILDRLPAYKVLSLGLVNGRNVWACDLEKAVAVLQDAAERLGDRLWVAPSCSLLHSPVDLAREDQLDAELKSWLAFAVQKCQEVAVLTKAVNAPGADEVVAALARSCAIQASRAASPRIHKPAVQARLAAIKPVDSQRQSAFEQRIAKQRAGLGLPAYPTTTIGSFPQTSAIRLARQAFKQGKLTEADYVEAMQSEIRHAVEIQENLGLDVLVHGEAERNDMVEYFAEQLDGYVFTRFGWVQSYGSRCVKPAVIFGDLSRPKAMTVQWIQYAQGLTDKVMKGMLTGPVTMLMWSFPREDVSREVQARQLALAIRDEVVDLEAAGIKIVQIDEAAFREGLPLRKSAWAHYLDWATEAFRLCASGVRDETQIHTHMCYSEFNDVIESIAAMDADVITIETSRSDMELLEAFEKFDYPNEIGPGVYDIHSPRVPTKEEIIKLLSKAAQRIPAERLWVNPDCGLKTRAWLETEAALVNMVAAARELRATA
- the lpdA gene encoding dihydrolipoyl dehydrogenase, which codes for MKSYDVVIIGGGPGGYNAAIRAGQLGLSVACVEGRSTLGGTCLNVGCMPSKALLHASELYEAASGDEFAHLGIEVKPTLNLAQMMKQKDESVTGLTKGIEYLFRKNKVDWVKGWGRLDGAGKVVVKAEDGSETTLQAKDIVIATGSEPTPLPGVTIDNQRIIDSTGALALPQVPKHLVVIGAGVIGLELGSVWRRLGSQVTVIEYLDRICPGTDEETAKTLQKALAKQGMIFKLGSKVTQATSSADGVSLTLEPAAGGTAETLQADYVLVAIGRRPYTKGLNLESVGLETDKRGMLGNDHHRTSVPGIWVIGDVTSGPMLAHKAEDEAVACIERIAGKPHEVNYNLIPGVIYTRPELATVGKTEEQLKAEGRAYKVGKFPFTANSRAKINHETEGFAKVIADANTDEVLGVHLVGPSVSEMIGEFCVAMEFSASAEDIALTCHPHPTRSEALRQAAMNVDGMAMQI
- a CDS encoding ABC transporter substrate-binding protein, which codes for MPPRLASLFAALILPGLAQAATTYYPLTVSNCGVPQTFAQAPERAVSIGQAGTEILYALGLGDKLAGTSLWFNNVLPEFKAQNDKVERLADNEPSFEAVVSKRPQLVTVQFEWMVGPQGAVGTREQFSELQIPTYLLPSDCEGKDNLVGADGTRTQPFRIDTLYKSVSELAKIFDAQDRGAALNADLKARLAQARQQLAGKDLSHTSALFWFSSADLALDPYVAGRQGVADFMLQTLGVRNVVESNEEWPTVGWETLAKANPTWIIIARMDRRRFPADDHQKKLDFLRSDPVTQQMDAVKQGRIVILDADAMQAGIRLFRGLETLSDAFATGKVAANQSAEVRLTRQAP